From a single Longimicrobiaceae bacterium genomic region:
- a CDS encoding lysophospholipid acyltransferase family protein: MTRLTQRGKEARPPRSVRIVSRLGGTLLTTLMRTTRFERSGVQYYDAWIGSGRPAIYVLWHGRLLPCAYYHRHHGLATLISRHRDGDYIAGVVEKWGFRVVRGSSSRGGASALLQMVRLLREGVGLAVTPDGPRGPRQKMKTGPLFAAQRAGVPLIPVTAGTRQAWWFEGWDRFLVPRPFARIHLAYGEPLFVPPEAGESEIQRLAAQLEQSLNELTARVDREG; this comes from the coding sequence ATGACAAGGCTGACGCAGCGGGGTAAGGAGGCGCGCCCGCCGCGGAGCGTACGGATCGTGTCGCGGCTCGGTGGCACCCTGCTGACCACCCTGATGCGCACGACGCGCTTCGAGCGCTCCGGGGTGCAGTACTACGATGCCTGGATCGGCAGCGGCCGGCCGGCTATCTACGTGCTCTGGCACGGACGGTTGCTCCCCTGCGCCTATTATCACCGACATCACGGCCTGGCGACGTTGATCAGCCGCCACCGTGATGGCGACTATATCGCCGGAGTAGTGGAGAAGTGGGGATTCAGGGTGGTGCGCGGCTCGAGCTCGCGCGGGGGTGCCTCGGCGCTGCTGCAGATGGTGCGGCTGCTACGGGAGGGCGTAGGGCTCGCCGTCACCCCGGACGGCCCTCGAGGACCGCGCCAGAAGATGAAGACCGGTCCTCTCTTCGCCGCCCAGCGGGCGGGAGTGCCGCTGATCCCGGTGACGGCCGGAACGCGCCAGGCCTGGTGGTTCGAGGGTTGGGATCGCTTCCTCGTCCCCAGGCCATTTGCCCGGATTCACCTGGCTTATGGGGAGCCCCTCTTCGTGCCTCCGGAGGCAGGCGAGAGCGAGATCCAGCGGCTGGCGGCCCAGCTCGAGCAGAGCCTCAACGAGCTGACCGCCCGGGTCGACCGGGAGGGTTGA
- a CDS encoding Gfo/Idh/MocA family oxidoreductase, with translation MTTAALPVGVVGVGSLGFHHARILREVPGARMVGIFDSNPQRAEEVARELGVRSFPTIEDLLEQVEAAIVAVPTVSHHGVAMEALRRGVHLLIEKPLATNLEQADEIVHAASARGLLIGTGHVERFNSAVRAAERFVHSPRFVESHRLAPFNPRGTDVAVVLDLMIHDIDLVLSLLRAPVAQVDAVGVPVLTPNVDIANARLRFEGGAVANITASRVSRDRMRKIRLFQPSGYLSLDLAAGTGEFLRIREGVVLGNFTGEMPRLSEIVERVELGGDGKEPLRAELESFVAAVKGDAELVVSGEDGRRALAVALEIMQRSEEHVSHASAS, from the coding sequence ATGACCACCGCGGCGCTGCCGGTCGGAGTGGTGGGGGTCGGCAGCCTCGGCTTTCACCACGCTCGGATTCTGCGCGAGGTCCCCGGTGCGCGGATGGTGGGCATCTTCGACTCCAACCCGCAGCGCGCTGAAGAGGTGGCCCGTGAGCTCGGGGTGCGCTCCTTCCCGACAATCGAGGATCTGCTCGAGCAAGTCGAGGCCGCGATCGTGGCGGTGCCGACCGTGTCGCACCACGGTGTGGCCATGGAGGCGCTGCGTCGCGGCGTGCACCTGCTCATCGAGAAGCCGCTTGCCACCAACCTCGAGCAGGCGGACGAAATCGTGCACGCGGCGTCCGCCCGGGGATTGCTGATCGGCACCGGGCACGTAGAGCGGTTCAACTCGGCGGTGCGCGCGGCCGAGCGCTTCGTGCACTCCCCGCGCTTCGTCGAATCGCACCGGCTGGCGCCGTTCAATCCGCGCGGCACCGACGTCGCGGTGGTGCTGGACCTCATGATCCACGACATCGACCTCGTGCTGAGCCTGCTGCGCGCCCCGGTGGCCCAGGTCGACGCCGTGGGCGTGCCGGTGCTCACCCCGAACGTGGACATCGCCAACGCGCGGCTTCGCTTCGAGGGAGGCGCGGTCGCCAACATTACCGCCAGCCGGGTCTCGCGCGACCGGATGCGCAAGATCCGCCTTTTCCAGCCGTCCGGTTACCTCAGCCTGGACCTGGCGGCAGGCACTGGCGAATTTCTCCGCATTCGCGAGGGCGTCGTGCTGGGAAATTTCACGGGGGAGATGCCGCGACTCTCCGAGATCGTGGAGCGAGTGGAGCTGGGAGGCGACGGCAAGGAGCCGCTCCGAGCCGAGCTGGAATCGTTCGTGGCCGCGGTGAAGGGAGACGCCGAGCTGGTGGTGAGCGGTGAGGACGGGCGTCGTGCACTGGCGGTCGCGCTCGAGATCATGCAGCGGAGCGAAGAACATGTCTCTCATGCGAGTGCGTCGTGA
- the lpxC gene encoding UDP-3-O-acyl-N-acetylglucosamine deacetylase, with protein MSTPRQRTVSREGELRGTGLHTGIEARLRVRPAPVDRGIVFRRTDLEGASEVEASVANVVDTDRGTTLAVGEARVHTVEHILSAAIGAGIDNLIVELDGPEPPAVDGSAQPFLELLQGCGIEEQDAPVRIIQISDTFSVQEGDAEYVVAPASSYRISTTIDFDHPRIRQQYFSIEVDPERYAAQVAPARTFGFVREVEALKSRGLALGGSPENAIVLTDEGLHEGTDLRFPDEFVRHKTLDLIGDLALLGARLEGHVIAHRPSHRGNVELVREIQARAERKALARPILNIQQILQYLPHRYPFLLVDRVIEYEEGKRIVGLKNVTINEPFFVGHFPGHPIMPGVLIIEAMAQVGGLLVMDMIENPEDKIVYFMSLDNVKWRRPVTPGDQIRFEVEVVQIRGHTAKMRGVGIVDRQVVAEADMMARVVDR; from the coding sequence ATGAGCACACCGAGACAACGGACCGTATCCCGAGAAGGGGAGCTGCGGGGGACCGGCCTTCACACCGGTATCGAGGCTCGGCTGCGTGTGCGACCCGCCCCCGTGGACCGCGGGATCGTGTTCCGCCGCACCGACCTCGAAGGGGCGAGCGAGGTCGAGGCCTCGGTTGCCAACGTGGTTGATACCGATCGCGGCACCACCCTCGCCGTGGGGGAAGCCCGCGTCCACACGGTGGAGCACATCCTTTCGGCGGCGATCGGAGCGGGGATCGACAACCTGATCGTCGAGCTGGACGGGCCAGAACCTCCCGCCGTGGACGGCTCCGCGCAGCCCTTCCTGGAGCTCCTGCAGGGTTGCGGAATCGAGGAGCAGGACGCCCCGGTGCGCATCATCCAGATCTCCGACACCTTCTCCGTCCAGGAGGGTGATGCGGAGTATGTGGTCGCGCCTGCCTCGAGCTATCGCATCTCTACCACGATCGACTTCGACCACCCGCGGATCCGTCAGCAGTACTTTTCGATCGAGGTGGATCCCGAGCGGTACGCGGCGCAGGTCGCTCCCGCGCGGACGTTCGGTTTCGTCCGCGAGGTGGAGGCGCTGAAGAGTCGCGGCCTCGCGCTCGGCGGAAGCCCCGAGAACGCCATCGTCCTCACCGACGAAGGACTGCACGAGGGAACGGACCTGCGCTTCCCGGACGAGTTCGTGCGCCATAAAACGCTCGACCTCATCGGCGACCTGGCCCTGCTGGGGGCGCGGTTGGAGGGTCACGTGATCGCGCACCGGCCGAGCCACCGCGGCAACGTGGAGCTCGTCCGCGAGATCCAGGCACGGGCGGAGCGCAAGGCGCTCGCGCGCCCGATCCTGAACATCCAGCAGATCCTACAGTATCTCCCGCATCGTTACCCCTTCCTTCTCGTCGATCGCGTGATCGAATATGAGGAGGGGAAGCGGATCGTGGGGCTGAAGAACGTCACCATCAACGAGCCGTTCTTCGTCGGGCATTTCCCGGGACACCCGATCATGCCGGGGGTGCTGATCATCGAGGCGATGGCCCAGGTGGGTGGCCTGCTGGTGATGGACATGATCGAGAACCCCGAAGACAAGATTGTCTACTTCATGTCGCTCGATAACGTGAAGTGGCGCCGCCCGGTGACTCCGGGCGACCAGATCCGCTTCGAGGTCGAGGTCGTCCAGATCCGTGGGCACACCGCCAAGATGAGGGGTGTGGGGATCGTGGATCGGCAGGTGGTCGCGGAGGCGGACATGATGGCGCGCGTGGTGGATCGCTGA
- the nadB gene encoding L-aspartate oxidase, whose protein sequence is MSERREADILVIGTGSAGLFFALKAARFARVAVITKKDRPESSTNYAQGGIAAVFAPDDSPRLHAADTFVAGAGLCHADAVDVLVREGPQRVRELIDIGVQFSREGNKLSLGREGGHSRRRIVRAQDLTGREVERALLEAVAESPNVELLENHIAVDLLTGEDPETGETCCVGAMVLGPNGGRLYPVEARAVVLATGGCGQVYRHTTNPGIATGDGIAMAYRAGAAIANMEFVQFHPTALYPAQEQTFLISEAVRGEGAVLRRRDGTAFMDSYHPLASLAPRDVVARAIDREMKRTGDPYVLLDCSPIPDDEIRERFPNILRVTGERGIDMLKEPIPVVPAAHYQCGGVLTDTHGRTTLPRLFAIGETSCTGVHGANRLASNSLLEALVFAHRAAETLEENLGRMAPIPPRDGGHNPGNAPVEAVLLVHDREEVRSLMWDLVGIVRNDERLALARGRMEEIAVQYDRLWRKCQPQPELIELRNLIQTALLIIRSAQSRKESRGLHYNLDYPFRDNERCLRDTVLSRGGAPS, encoded by the coding sequence ATGAGCGAGAGGCGAGAGGCGGACATCCTGGTGATCGGGACGGGCAGCGCCGGTCTGTTCTTCGCGCTGAAGGCGGCGCGCTTTGCCCGGGTCGCGGTGATTACCAAGAAGGATCGTCCGGAGTCGAGCACGAACTACGCGCAGGGCGGTATCGCCGCCGTCTTCGCGCCTGACGACTCTCCGCGGCTGCACGCGGCCGACACGTTCGTGGCCGGAGCCGGTCTCTGTCACGCGGACGCGGTGGACGTGCTCGTCCGCGAGGGTCCGCAGCGCGTCCGCGAGTTGATCGACATCGGCGTGCAGTTCTCGCGGGAGGGAAACAAACTCTCGCTGGGGCGGGAAGGGGGGCATTCCCGCCGCCGTATCGTTCGCGCGCAGGATCTGACCGGTCGGGAGGTCGAGCGCGCGCTGCTCGAGGCGGTCGCGGAATCACCCAACGTGGAACTGCTGGAGAACCACATCGCGGTAGACCTGCTCACAGGGGAAGACCCCGAAACGGGGGAGACCTGTTGCGTAGGGGCGATGGTGCTGGGCCCGAATGGAGGTCGCCTCTACCCGGTGGAAGCGCGAGCGGTGGTGCTCGCCACCGGCGGATGCGGCCAGGTCTACCGGCATACGACCAACCCCGGGATCGCAACCGGAGACGGGATCGCCATGGCGTACCGGGCCGGGGCCGCGATCGCCAACATGGAGTTCGTGCAGTTCCACCCCACCGCACTCTACCCGGCGCAGGAGCAGACCTTCCTCATCTCCGAAGCCGTCCGTGGCGAAGGGGCCGTCCTGAGGCGCCGCGATGGCACGGCCTTCATGGACAGCTATCACCCGCTCGCCTCGCTGGCCCCGCGGGACGTGGTTGCGAGGGCGATCGACCGAGAGATGAAGCGGACGGGCGACCCTTACGTCCTGCTCGATTGCTCGCCGATTCCCGATGACGAGATCCGGGAGCGCTTCCCCAACATTCTGCGGGTGACGGGGGAGCGGGGGATCGACATGTTGAAGGAGCCCATCCCGGTGGTCCCGGCCGCCCACTACCAATGCGGCGGAGTGCTCACGGATACCCATGGGCGCACAACCCTCCCCCGCCTCTTCGCCATCGGCGAGACCTCCTGCACCGGTGTCCATGGAGCCAATCGGCTGGCCTCAAACTCCCTGCTCGAGGCACTGGTGTTCGCACATCGTGCCGCGGAGACGCTGGAAGAGAACCTGGGTCGCATGGCGCCGATCCCCCCGCGTGACGGCGGTCACAATCCCGGGAACGCGCCCGTGGAAGCGGTGCTGCTGGTGCACGACCGCGAGGAGGTGCGTTCGTTGATGTGGGACCTGGTCGGAATCGTGCGCAACGACGAGCGGCTTGCCCTGGCGCGGGGGCGGATGGAGGAGATCGCCGTGCAGTACGACCGCCTGTGGCGGAAGTGTCAGCCGCAGCCCGAGCTGATTGAGTTGCGAAACCTGATACAGACTGCTCTTTTGATCATTCGCAGCGCCCAGAGCCGTAAGGAGAGCCGCGGCCTTCACTACAACCTGGATTATCCGTTTCGCGACAACGAGCGGTGCCTGCGCGATACGGTGCTGTCGCGCGGGGGCGCGCCGTCGTGA
- the lpxB gene encoding lipid-A-disaccharide synthase codes for MTLTADTDGRGRSRAPLIFISAGEPSGDLHGAGLARALRERIPGVRLIGLGGARMVAEGVELLATVEDLAVMGFAEVAARLPFFVKLRRRVFSVVERERVDLVIPIDYPGFNLRLARFAHDRGVKVLYYIAPQVWAWHASRAADLARDTDEVAVILPFEEEFLRKAGASAKFVGHPLLDLPAPSRPREEVLRGWGLDPQRPVLALFPGSRPQEVRRHLDLFNAAAAAVQRERPEVQPIIGASPDLDREVFAGARWPLADDPRALLHHTTAALVKSGTTTLEAALAETPFVVAYRMNPLSYRIARRLVKVPHIALANLVAEERLAPELVQEAATPETLRDAALPLLDLHSSERQRMVEGLRRVRARLGGEGAARRVAEDAAALLGR; via the coding sequence GTGACGTTGACAGCGGATACCGACGGACGGGGGCGCTCGAGGGCGCCCCTGATCTTCATCTCGGCGGGCGAGCCTTCCGGCGACCTTCACGGTGCGGGGCTCGCCCGCGCGTTACGGGAGCGCATTCCCGGGGTGCGGCTGATCGGGCTCGGGGGAGCGCGCATGGTCGCGGAAGGCGTCGAGCTCCTGGCGACGGTTGAAGATCTCGCGGTGATGGGGTTTGCCGAAGTCGCGGCCCGGCTCCCGTTCTTCGTGAAGCTCAGGAGGCGGGTGTTCTCCGTGGTCGAGCGCGAGCGCGTCGACCTGGTCATCCCGATCGACTACCCGGGCTTCAACCTGCGCCTGGCGCGCTTCGCCCACGACCGGGGGGTGAAGGTGCTGTACTACATCGCTCCTCAGGTGTGGGCGTGGCACGCCTCGCGAGCCGCCGACCTCGCACGCGACACCGACGAAGTGGCGGTGATCCTGCCGTTCGAAGAGGAGTTTCTGCGAAAGGCCGGGGCCTCCGCCAAGTTCGTCGGCCATCCCCTTCTGGACCTACCGGCGCCGTCGCGCCCGCGTGAGGAGGTGCTGCGAGGATGGGGGCTGGATCCCCAACGCCCGGTGCTCGCTCTCTTTCCCGGCTCCAGGCCGCAGGAAGTCCGACGACACCTGGACCTCTTCAACGCTGCGGCGGCGGCCGTGCAGCGGGAGCGGCCGGAGGTGCAGCCGATCATCGGGGCCTCACCCGACCTGGATCGGGAGGTGTTCGCCGGGGCTCGCTGGCCGCTCGCGGATGATCCTCGAGCCCTCCTTCACCATACCACGGCCGCACTGGTGAAATCCGGTACCACCACGCTCGAGGCGGCGCTGGCCGAGACACCGTTCGTCGTCGCCTACCGTATGAACCCGCTCTCGTATCGCATCGCGCGTCGGCTGGTGAAGGTGCCCCACATCGCCCTCGCGAACCTGGTGGCCGAGGAACGGCTCGCCCCGGAGCTGGTGCAGGAAGCAGCGACCCCGGAGACCCTCCGCGACGCAGCGCTCCCGCTGCTCGACCTGCATTCATCCGAGCGTCAGCGGATGGTGGAAGGATTGCGGCGGGTGCGGGCGAGGCTCGGGGGAGAAGGAGCCGCCCGGCGCGTCGCCGAGGACGCCGCGGCGCTGCTGGGGAGATGA
- a CDS encoding OmpH family outer membrane protein, with product MMRLFGAASLTVLGLSLFAAGDAAAQAQKFAFVNTNQIVAQAPEASRARQSLESELQGYRQELERLEAELDSLQTNYERQQSSLSADARQQRQQELQQKFVAYQQRAAELQQTVQRREQELLGPVMQKIAGVIEEVRKEGGYTMIFDASAGSVIVAADPSLNVTEQVLAKLREGSGTSSSGSGTGN from the coding sequence ATGATGCGTTTGTTTGGTGCGGCTTCGCTGACGGTGCTTGGCCTCTCGCTGTTTGCGGCGGGGGATGCGGCGGCTCAGGCACAGAAGTTCGCATTCGTGAACACGAACCAGATCGTCGCCCAAGCACCGGAGGCCTCGCGGGCCCGGCAGAGCCTGGAAAGCGAGCTGCAGGGCTATCGCCAGGAGCTGGAGCGGCTGGAGGCGGAGCTGGATTCGCTGCAGACCAACTACGAGCGGCAGCAGTCCAGCCTCTCCGCCGACGCCCGGCAGCAGCGGCAGCAGGAGCTGCAGCAGAAGTTCGTGGCCTACCAGCAGCGCGCCGCCGAGCTCCAGCAGACCGTCCAGCGCCGCGAGCAGGAGTTGCTCGGCCCGGTCATGCAAAAGATCGCGGGCGTGATCGAAGAGGTCCGCAAGGAGGGCGGCTACACGATGATCTTCGACGCCTCCGCGGGCAGCGTGATCGTTGCCGCCGACCCCTCGCTCAACGTGACCGAACAGGTTCTGGCCAAGCTGAGGGAGGGATCGGGAACCAGCAGCTCGGGATCGGGGACGGGTAATTGA
- the lpxK gene encoding tetraacyldisaccharide 4'-kinase → MAPGLREWVPRWWRGEAGWVGRGASAALWPAEQLFRGIVAARNRAFDSGLLRSERAPIPVISVGNLGVGGAGKTPFAAWVAGRLHEYGRRPAIVLRGYGADEILVHRELNPDVPVHAARARIEGVREAAARGSDVVILDDGFQHRAIQRDLDVVLLTADGWTGEVRLLPRGPWREDLGALRRADLVVVTRKAADDRAVGELVRVVGCWVDAARIIECRLAMGELSRMGGATVERVSPGWLAGRAVLAVTSLAHPEPFVAQLRACGAQVELAAYPDHHEFSSADALEIAARVGNRPLVMTLKEAVKLRRLLPPEVQGWTVSQELTVEKGGDVLDAALRRALSE, encoded by the coding sequence ATGGCGCCGGGGCTGCGAGAGTGGGTGCCGAGGTGGTGGCGAGGAGAGGCGGGGTGGGTCGGACGCGGCGCCAGCGCTGCCCTGTGGCCGGCTGAACAGCTCTTTCGCGGGATCGTCGCTGCCCGAAACCGGGCGTTCGATTCCGGATTGCTGCGGAGTGAGCGGGCGCCCATTCCGGTGATCAGCGTGGGAAACCTGGGAGTGGGCGGGGCAGGGAAGACCCCCTTTGCGGCGTGGGTCGCAGGCCGCCTGCATGAGTATGGTCGCCGCCCGGCGATCGTGCTGCGCGGCTACGGAGCCGACGAGATCCTCGTCCACCGTGAGCTGAACCCCGACGTCCCCGTGCACGCGGCGCGAGCGAGGATCGAGGGGGTGCGGGAGGCGGCTGCCCGGGGCAGCGACGTGGTCATCCTCGACGACGGGTTCCAGCATCGCGCCATCCAGCGGGACCTGGACGTCGTCCTGCTCACCGCGGATGGCTGGACCGGAGAGGTGCGACTCCTTCCGCGTGGCCCCTGGCGCGAAGACCTGGGGGCGCTCCGTCGGGCGGACCTGGTGGTGGTGACTCGCAAGGCTGCCGACGACCGAGCCGTGGGCGAACTGGTGAGGGTGGTGGGGTGCTGGGTCGATGCCGCTCGGATCATCGAGTGCCGGCTCGCGATGGGAGAGTTGTCGAGGATGGGTGGCGCGACGGTCGAGCGTGTCTCGCCGGGGTGGCTGGCGGGACGGGCGGTTCTCGCGGTAACGTCACTGGCGCATCCGGAGCCGTTCGTCGCCCAGTTGCGAGCCTGCGGCGCGCAGGTCGAGCTGGCCGCGTATCCGGATCACCACGAGTTCAGTTCGGCGGATGCATTGGAGATTGCGGCGCGGGTGGGAAACCGGCCGCTGGTCATGACCCTCAAGGAAGCGGTGAAGCTGCGCCGGCTTCTCCCGCCGGAGGTGCAGGGTTGGACGGTGAGTCAGGAGCTGACGGTGGAGAAGGGTGGTGACGTCCTGGACGCGGCGCTTCGGAGGGCACTGAGCGAATGA
- the rlmH gene encoding 23S rRNA (pseudouridine(1915)-N(3))-methyltransferase RlmH: MKLTLLVVGKVRGPMADPIREYEQRIRHYFSLQVVEVKEEPGGGRRSPEEVMAAEGERLLARVPPGSEVIALDRRGTQWSSEELAHHLESLAVSAHPGATLVIGGAYGLSPQVLERADRKLSLSAMTLPHELARLVITEQLYRAGTILRGEPYHK; encoded by the coding sequence GTGAAGCTGACCCTGCTGGTGGTCGGGAAGGTGAGGGGGCCGATGGCGGATCCGATTCGTGAATACGAGCAGCGGATCCGTCATTACTTTTCGTTGCAGGTCGTGGAGGTGAAGGAGGAGCCGGGAGGTGGGAGGCGTTCGCCCGAGGAGGTGATGGCGGCGGAGGGGGAGCGGCTACTCGCGCGCGTTCCACCGGGGAGCGAGGTGATTGCGCTGGATCGGCGGGGCACCCAGTGGAGCTCCGAGGAGCTAGCGCATCATCTGGAGTCCCTGGCGGTGAGCGCACACCCCGGCGCAACGCTGGTGATCGGGGGCGCGTATGGTTTGTCTCCGCAGGTGCTCGAGCGAGCGGATCGCAAGCTGTCGCTCTCCGCGATGACCCTGCCGCACGAGCTGGCGAGGCTGGTCATCACGGAACAGCTCTACCGGGCGGGGACGATCCTGCGAGGGGAACCGTATCACAAGTGA
- the lpxA gene encoding acyl-ACP--UDP-N-acetylglucosamine O-acyltransferase, with the protein MSAHAPHSASGGIHPTAIVDESAQIGEGVTIGPYSIVGPGVSIGPRTRIGPHVLIERDVTVGADCVFHKGAVIGTDPQDLKYDGEPTKLVIGDRTVIREYATLNRGTSALGRTTVGSDCLLMAYTHVAHDCQIGDRVILSNSVNMGGHVTIEDWAIVGGGTQIHQFVRIGCHAFVGGASAVRKDVPPFVKASGSPMQLYGLNTVGLQRRGFSEEVRRELKRAYRLFFASSYNTTQALARARDELRSLPEIETFLAFFEESGRGVSV; encoded by the coding sequence ATGAGCGCGCACGCACCACATTCCGCTTCCGGGGGGATTCACCCCACCGCAATCGTCGACGAGAGCGCACAGATCGGCGAAGGCGTCACGATCGGCCCCTACAGCATCGTGGGACCGGGGGTCTCCATCGGCCCGCGCACGCGTATCGGTCCGCACGTGCTGATCGAGCGCGACGTGACCGTCGGAGCCGATTGCGTGTTCCACAAAGGCGCGGTGATCGGGACCGATCCTCAGGACCTCAAGTACGACGGGGAGCCGACGAAGCTGGTGATCGGCGACCGCACCGTGATCCGTGAGTACGCCACCCTGAATCGGGGTACCAGCGCGCTCGGTCGCACCACCGTGGGTAGCGATTGCCTGCTGATGGCGTACACGCACGTCGCCCACGATTGCCAGATCGGCGATCGGGTGATCCTGTCGAACTCTGTCAACATGGGTGGTCACGTGACCATCGAGGACTGGGCGATCGTGGGGGGTGGCACGCAGATCCACCAGTTCGTCCGCATCGGGTGCCATGCCTTCGTGGGGGGCGCCTCGGCAGTGAGAAAGGACGTGCCGCCCTTCGTGAAAGCCTCCGGGAGCCCGATGCAGCTCTACGGATTGAACACGGTGGGGCTGCAGCGCCGCGGCTTCTCAGAAGAGGTGCGCCGGGAGCTCAAGCGGGCGTACCGCCTCTTCTTCGCTTCGTCGTACAACACCACGCAGGCGCTCGCGCGGGCCCGCGACGAGCTTCGCTCCCTTCCGGAGATCGAGACCTTCCTGGCCTTCTTCGAGGAGAGCGGGCGAGGGGTGTCGGTATGA
- the lpxD gene encoding UDP-3-O-(3-hydroxymyristoyl)glucosamine N-acyltransferase → MPLTLSAVAERVGGVLNGDPDHTIIGVAPVDLAGPEHLSFVANPRYLPYVQGTRAGALLVPGSLVDRVPEGLATITVKDPHVALYRVLPILHPPEPVEPGVHATAVVEEDVELGENVHIGPFAVVERGARLGDRVRVGAHAVVGRGARVGNDSIIHSQATLYPGVVLGERCVIHSGARIGKEGFGFVWVDGGHRKLPQVGGCVLGNDVEVGCNTTIDRGSVGDTVVGDGTKIDNLVQLGHNDRIGRHVILVSQVGISGSTTVGDGAVLAGQVGVAGHLTIGAGARVGGQAGVIGDVPPGATYSGYPARPHREAMRSQGLIAKLGELYRRVQALEKHLGLGK, encoded by the coding sequence ATGCCCCTCACCCTTTCCGCCGTCGCCGAGCGCGTCGGTGGTGTACTGAACGGGGATCCGGACCACACGATCATCGGCGTCGCGCCTGTCGATCTGGCCGGTCCGGAGCACCTTTCATTTGTTGCCAACCCCCGGTACCTCCCGTATGTTCAGGGCACCCGGGCGGGGGCCCTGTTGGTGCCGGGATCGCTGGTGGATCGCGTGCCGGAGGGGCTGGCGACCATCACGGTGAAGGACCCGCACGTGGCGCTGTACCGCGTGCTTCCCATCCTTCATCCGCCGGAGCCCGTGGAGCCGGGCGTGCACGCCACGGCGGTGGTGGAGGAGGACGTCGAGTTGGGCGAAAACGTGCACATCGGCCCCTTCGCGGTGGTGGAGCGAGGAGCGCGGTTGGGAGACCGGGTGCGGGTCGGGGCGCACGCGGTGGTGGGACGAGGCGCCCGCGTTGGCAACGACTCCATCATCCATTCGCAGGCCACGCTCTACCCGGGAGTCGTGCTCGGAGAGCGTTGCGTGATCCACAGCGGAGCGCGGATCGGCAAGGAGGGCTTTGGCTTCGTCTGGGTCGACGGGGGCCATCGCAAGCTCCCTCAGGTCGGCGGATGCGTGCTCGGCAACGACGTTGAGGTGGGGTGCAACACCACCATCGATCGGGGTTCTGTCGGCGACACAGTGGTGGGAGACGGCACCAAGATCGACAACCTCGTCCAGCTCGGGCACAACGATCGCATCGGTCGCCATGTGATCCTCGTGTCGCAGGTGGGGATCTCCGGTAGCACCACCGTGGGCGACGGGGCGGTCCTCGCCGGCCAGGTCGGGGTGGCAGGCCACCTGACCATCGGAGCCGGGGCCCGGGTGGGCGGGCAGGCGGGCGTGATCGGTGACGTACCGCCAGGGGCTACCTACTCCGGGTATCCCGCGCGTCCGCATCGGGAGGCCATGCGCTCCCAGGGGCTCATCGCGAAGCTCGGGGAGCTGTATCGTCGTGTCCAGGCCCTGGAGAAGCACCTGGGGCTGGGGAAATGA